A single genomic interval of Ruminococcus sp. NK3A76 harbors:
- the galE gene encoding UDP-glucose 4-epimerase GalE, translating into MGKILVTGGAGFIGSHTCVELLENGYDIVVFDNFSNSKPEALKRIKKITGKDFGFYEGDLLNTEDLEKVFAENEIDAVIHFAGLKAVGESVAKPVEYYHNNITGTLNLISVMREHGCKKIVFSSSATVYGNENPVPYVETMPTHTSTNPYGFTKVMIEQILKDVAVADNEWSISLLRYFNPIGAHSSGLIGEDPNGIPNNLFPYIQQVAVGKREFLGVFGNDYDTPDGTGVRDYIHVVDLARGHICAVKYVLEHKGVEAVNLGTGKGSSVFDVLHAFEKACGKELPYKVMPRRAGDIAWCYSDPKKAKELFGWEAQFDLDDMCRDGWTFTKQNPNGL; encoded by the coding sequence ATGGGAAAGATACTTGTTACCGGCGGTGCAGGCTTTATCGGCAGCCACACCTGCGTAGAGCTTCTTGAAAACGGCTATGATATCGTAGTTTTTGACAATTTCTCCAATTCAAAGCCTGAGGCTCTTAAAAGAATAAAGAAGATCACAGGCAAAGATTTCGGCTTCTATGAGGGCGACCTGCTCAACACAGAAGACCTTGAAAAGGTGTTTGCCGAGAATGAGATAGATGCTGTTATACATTTTGCAGGTCTTAAGGCTGTCGGTGAAAGCGTTGCCAAGCCTGTTGAATACTACCACAACAACATCACAGGTACGCTTAACCTTATATCGGTTATGAGAGAGCATGGCTGCAAGAAGATAGTTTTCTCATCGTCTGCTACAGTTTACGGCAACGAAAACCCTGTTCCCTATGTTGAGACGATGCCTACACACACATCAACTAATCCTTATGGTTTCACAAAGGTCATGATAGAGCAGATACTCAAAGACGTAGCTGTTGCCGATAATGAATGGAGCATATCACTGCTTCGCTATTTCAACCCGATAGGTGCTCACAGCAGTGGCCTTATCGGTGAAGACCCTAACGGAATTCCGAACAACCTTTTCCCCTACATTCAGCAGGTGGCTGTAGGCAAGCGTGAATTCTTAGGTGTATTCGGCAACGACTATGATACACCTGACGGCACAGGTGTCAGAGATTATATCCATGTTGTTGACCTTGCAAGAGGCCATATATGCGCTGTTAAGTATGTTCTTGAACACAAAGGCGTTGAAGCAGTAAACCTCGGTACCGGTAAGGGCTCAAGCGTTTTTGACGTTCTGCACGCATTTGAAAAGGCCTGCGGCAAGGAGCTGCCCTACAAGGTGATGCCAAGACGTGCAGGCGATATCGCATGGTGCTATTCCGATCCCAAGAAAGCAAAAGAGCTTTTCGGCTGGGAAGCGCAGTTCGATCTTGACGATATGTGCAGAGACGGCTGGACCTTCACAAAACAGAACCCTAACGGACTTTGA
- a CDS encoding uracil-DNA glycosylase, which translates to MVHIGNSWDEILKDEFKKPYYLKLREFLKQEYSTQRIYPDMYDIFNSLKYTDYNNVKAVIIGQDPYHGAGQAHGLCFSVKAGVMPPPSLKNIFKELYQDLGISEPNNGELTDWAKQGVLLLNTVLTVREGQANSHKGKGWELLTDEIIRKLNERDVPTAFILWGGNAKTKRGLITNPRHAVFMAAHPSPLSAYNGFFGCRHFSKVNSFLTANGIEPINWQIHNI; encoded by the coding sequence ATGGTACACATAGGCAACAGCTGGGACGAAATACTAAAGGACGAATTCAAAAAGCCTTATTATCTAAAGCTGAGAGAGTTTTTAAAGCAGGAGTATTCAACACAAAGGATATATCCTGATATGTATGATATATTCAATTCTCTGAAATATACCGACTACAACAATGTCAAGGCAGTCATTATCGGGCAGGACCCTTATCACGGAGCCGGGCAGGCGCATGGACTTTGCTTTTCGGTAAAGGCAGGTGTTATGCCTCCCCCGAGCCTGAAAAACATTTTCAAGGAGCTTTATCAGGACCTTGGCATCAGCGAGCCGAATAACGGAGAGCTCACAGACTGGGCAAAGCAGGGCGTCTTGCTGTTAAACACAGTGCTCACTGTTCGTGAAGGGCAGGCAAACAGCCACAAAGGCAAAGGCTGGGAACTACTTACTGATGAGATAATAAGAAAACTCAATGAAAGAGATGTTCCGACTGCGTTTATTCTCTGGGGCGGCAACGCCAAAACAAAAAGAGGGCTTATAACAAACCCCAGGCACGCTGTTTTCATGGCGGCTCACCCGTCGCCGCTGTCGGCATACAACGGCTTTTTCGGGTGCAGGCATTTTTCAAAGGTCAATTCGTTCCTGACTGCAAACGGGATAGAACCAATAAACTGGCAGATACATAACATATAA